From the genome of Halichoerus grypus chromosome X, mHalGry1.hap1.1, whole genome shotgun sequence:
CATTGATACTGTAGCAGTAATTCTGTCCCTAGCACAACCTCGGGGCGCCCACTAGTCCCTGACCTCATTCCGACTTCATCGCCCATCCTCCATTCCTCGTCCACACAGCTCCCACCACTGGCCCCTGCTGCTTCTCCAACATGTCGTGAGGCTCCAACCTCAGGACCTTAGCACTggcaggcccctctccctgcagcgCACCCAGGCACCCACGCGGCTTACCCTTCAACACACCACCCTGCTCGCGTTCAGTCATCACCTCATCCGGGCCCGCTATAATCACACTCCTTTGTTTCGCTCCATTCCTTCATCGTGTTTTAATTCTCTTACCGTGCAAGGTACTACGCTAAGGGTTGGCAGACTCCTTccgtaaagggccagacagtgaAGACCTTCGAGTCTACAGGGCCGCACGGTCAGGGGCGACCACTCAAGTCTGCTGCTGAGGTGTAAAAGTCACCAGGGCGCACAGATGAGCGGATCAGTGTGGCTGTGTTTCCATAAAAGGTCTTTTATCAAAGCAGGTGGTGGGCCACGTCTGGTCCGCAGGCTGTATGTAGTGAGCTGACCGTGTATTGTATACGTGTTTTTGTGTTGGCTGAATGTAAGCTCCCGCTCAGGGAAGGCAGGGAGAACATGTGAGTTGCTAGAGGTCATACAATTAAGTCCCTAGAGTTTactgttatttatcttttaaaagactttatttatttgagagagagagagcaagtgagcacgaGTGTGCACCCTAGTCCCTAGATTTTAAATGGGATAGAAGGGACATATCATATGAACTTTTTGAATGAGAATGGTCCCCACTTAATATGACCTTGGATCTTACTATACAAAAATggtaaagaggggtgcctgggtggctcagacggtcaagtgtctgccttcagctcaggtcacgatcacaGGGTCaggggatcgagtcctgtgtcgggctccctgctcagcgggaaatctgctcctctctctgcccctcctccgtCTCCagctctaagtaaataaataagatcttaggggcgcctgggtggctcagtcggtgaagcgtctgccttcggctcaagtcatggtcccaggatcctgggatcgagtcccgcatcgggctccctgctcaacggggagtctccttctccctctcccactcctcctgcttgtgttccctcacttgctcacgctctctcactcaaaataaatgaaatcttaaaaaaaaaaaaaatcttaaaaaaaaaaaaaaaaaaagacggtaaGGAGACCGTGAGGGAAAAGGCCCAATTGTGGAACAACTTAGTCACGAAGGGCTTACTACTGCTGCCCCAAATGTCACTGTCCCGCAGAAAAGCTGAACACAAACGCCTGCGGACAGGTGGCGCGGGGCCCATGCTGCCCCTTGCCGGCCTCCGAGCACGCCGTCATTGACAACGGGCTTTCCTACCTTCTTCACCGACAGGTCGTGGTCCAAGTCACTCCCCGAGTCgtcctctgggtcctgctgctgctgcaggtCCTTCATCTTAATCAGCAGCTCTGCCTTGGGGGCCGACGTGCTGTAGTAGGTCGAGTTGGTGGCGAGGGACATGGCCACCGGCACGGCCGGCTCCTCTCTCCTGGGGAACAAGGTCAGAACTTGAATCGGCCGTGACTCCATGCCCAGACGCCTCCTTCCAGCCCACGGCCTGCTCTGTGACAAGCAAACGGTGGGGCCAACACCAGGACAACAGCCAGGGGCAAGAGACagccacagggggcaggggagtAGGTGACAGTGTTAGATCTAAAAAATGTGTCGCCAAATGGATACTCCTCAAGTCTGCggaatacagttttttaaaaaggggaaaaggtCAAGTAAGCAGGGATGTCTAAAAATCTCcccctggggggcgcctgggtggctcagtcgttaagcgtctgccttcagctcaggtcatgatcccagagtcctgggatcgagccccgcatcgggctccctgctcagcgggaagcctgcttctccctctcccactccccctgcttgtgttcctgctctcgctatgtctctctctgtcatataaataaataaaatctttaaaaaaaaaataaaaaataaaaaataaaaaataaaaatctcccccTGGGAGGGAACGGAGTAGAGGGAGAGCTTTCGCCGGGAGCCTGAGGTCCACAAGGAGTACGTGCACACAGGCTACCTGTAAGGGAGGCCTCGAGGCCCCAGATGCAACCTGCACCTTTCTACCTGCCGCCACGTCCGCGCCCCCTGGCTCGGGTCCGCCTCGCCCCCGTTGCCCTTCTGTGCCGCATTTGACTGGCGCTCCCACCTACTGTCCGTGAAGGGTGCTTACGGAGACAGCGGACACCGCAGGACAGATGCGACCACACAGGCCCGGGCAGGCAGCCCGTGAATGAGACAGGCTGCAAAGCACAGTCTAGCCGCCCATGGCTATGCACCCACTCACTGTGCTCCATAACCAGGAGCACAGAGCCTCCTTCGTAAGCACGGACGGACATCCGGGGCCTTCTCTGCTATGGGGCCTCCTGGGCTCGGTAGGCTGTCGAAAGCCTCCCCGGTCTCCACCCACAGGATGCCGGCAGCACCTCCCAGGTGTGACAACTAAACACGTTCTGGACATTGCCAACTGTCCCCTGGGGGGAGACAGTGGCCCAGCTGAGAAAGGAGCCTGTGGGCATCACCCTGAACCACATGGGCCTCAAGCTAAGAATGCGCAGGAACTGTGGTATTTTCACATCTTTCCAGGCCCCCAAGGTGGCATCTGCAGGATCGGGCCTCAGTGGCTCTTTTGGGAGGGTCCCAAAACAGCCAACATGGGCTACAAGCACTGGGCAGTGCTTATGAAAACGTGCCCCCGAGAAGCCATCGTGAAAACAGATCCGTGGACCAGCCCCTTGCCCCCTGAAGCCTGAGAGCTGCGGAGAGGGCAGAAGCACGCTCAGCCAGCTGCAGAATGGAAGGCAGCCTTACTCACTTCTCCTCCGTGCTTCTCGGAGACGGGACTTTGGGGAGCAGCTTCCGGCGCTGCTGAGCTTCTTCCAGCAGGTGCTCGTCTTTGGGGAAGATGCCCTCCATGAGGTCCATGGTGGTTCTGATCTTCACACTGGGGTCCAGGATATCGGCCAGGGACCTGTCCTTGCCCACAATCTCCCGGGCCAGCTCTTCCGACTTCAGGTCTTCGGCTGTCCTCTCCTTGGCCTTCACGTAGCTGAGGCCGGGAGGAGAGGCCCCGCCATCCTTGGTGCCGGGCACTGGGGCGCTGGGGCGCTGGGGCTCGGGCTCGGCTCCCTGGCGGGAGTACAGGCAGAAGCGCGAGTAGGACTGCTCGGACGTGCTGAGCGTCTTGATCTGGTCTTTCTCCAGCCCGCTGGGCAGTGCGGGCAGCTCGGCGGTGCGGGTCAGGCCCTGGCGGCTCTCCTTCTCAGGCTGGCTCTCCGAGTGCACGATCTTGATGGGCACCATCTTCACCGTGGTGTTGTTGTCCATCACCCACTCAATTCTGGAAAGACAAGAGCCGTGTGCTGAAAACACCAAGTGAGCCCCCTTACGGACTGCTACCCGGGACAGAAACCGGCCGGTCCCTCGCCTGCCCTGACGGCTGGGGGACGTGCGGCCACCGCAGTGGAGGGAGAACCTCTATGATCCCACGACCCAGGACGGGGAATGGAGGTGGAGGAGGCCCCGTTTCCTGACCTCGAGCATCTGGGCACCTTCCAATTTTCAAAGTCACCCACATACCTACAGACACCTGAGGCTGGATCCCCGGGCTTACTGACTGAGAGGTGGATGGTTGAGCACTTGTTTTCATGCCGGTCGTCATGCACACGTTCACAAGCCCCGCTCAGTAACGTTATCTTTGGGCGGGGAAACCTGCGACAGATAGGCCTCTCTAACGGAACTGTCATTACAGTCTCAAAGCAGGGCCAGCACACACCCACAGGGGCCCGCGTGGTTCTGGGGCCGCGGGAGGACTTCCCTACAGAGCGGCTATGTTTTGAGTGGACACTGAGCACCACGCATCCGCTGGCCCCAATCTGAAGCTTCCTCACGTGCTGTATGCACCGCCTGTCACCCTCCACCTGCCTTCCACCACTTCAAGCCACCCTTCACACGGCTTCTCAAACCAGCCACACAAGGATCTGGCAGCAAACACAGGGCACACTGCTTCTGCATTAGTTTAAGTGACTCACTGAGGACacacttttccttaaaaaaaaaagacagggttggcacctgggtggctcagtcagttaagcgcttgactcttgatctcagctcaggtcttgatctcagggttatgagttcaagtcccacattgggctccatattgggtgtggagcttgctttaaaaaaggcgggcgggcacctgggtggctcagttggttgagcgtctgactcttgattcagctcaggtcatgatctcagggtcgtgatactgagccccacgtggggctctgcgctgggtgtggagcctgcttaagattttctctctctctctccctcccctgcccctccctgtcccccgctcgcacatgctctctctctaaataaaaaaaaaaaaacacaaaaaacaaacaaaaacaaaaagaaaagaaaacaattaataaagaAGGTTTCGCAGTGAAAGGAGCTGGGGAGGACCCACACGGAAGAGAGACAACATGGAACTGGTCGGTGTGATGGGGCTTCATGCAGGATACCCTGAATGCCGCTTGGTGCCCTCAGCTACACCTTGCCGGACCACACCCAGGGACCCTGTGGGACCAGGGCCACCGGGACAAAACtgtttcaagttattttttaaaggacatattGGAGAAAGAGAGCCATCTGCTGGTGCccacaagggaaggaaaaaacaagtcaaaatcaTGAAGCCAAAGTCCCACACCTGTTTCTAACTTAGTGGGCTAAGATCACTTCTACAACGTGACCCTAATGGACCGAATTTTGTGCAGCACAAGGAACGCTCCAGTGCTCTaaattaaatgcttttctttGCCTCGTATCTGGCAGCGGGGAACACAGTATGTTTTCTTCCCTGTTCACTGTGCTGCACCggctaaaataattttgtattctcttctctcctccagtAGAAATCATTAGATGTTTTATCTAGGTATTCATGTACAGTCCTCGCCTAATGCCTTCTttgtgaataaattttaaaaggccaGCTCTGTAGAAAATACCATTTACGTGTGCTAAACTCCAGAAGGAAACTTTTGGTATCTtatctaagcaaagacagagagaaaagaacccCCTCTTCATTCCTTTCATTCCACACTTAGAAGAAACCTGGACCACCTATTAccgaattttatttatttatttatttatttatgtatttatttaatcaccagacattacatcattagtttttgatgtagtgctccatgattcattgtttgcgtataacacccagtgctccatgcaatacgtaccctctttttttttttttaaagattttatttatttatttgacagagagagacacagcgagagagggaacacaggcagggggagtgggagagggagaagcaggcttccc
Proteins encoded in this window:
- the SHROOM2 gene encoding protein Shroom2 isoform X5, whose protein sequence is METSRSPSPQFAPQKLTDKPPLLIQEENSARIEWVMDNNTTVKMVPIKIVHSESQPEKESRQGLTRTAELPALPSGLEKDQIKTLSTSEQSYSRFCLYSRQGAEPEPQRPSAPVPGTKDGGASPPGLSYVKAKERTAEDLKSEELAREIVGKDRSLADILDPSVKIRTTMDLMEGIFPKDEHLLEEAQQRRKLLPKVPSPRSTEEKREEPAVPVAMSLATNSTYYSTSAPKAELLIKMKDLQQQQDPEDDSGSDLDHDLSVKKQELIESISRKLQVLREARESLLEDIQANSALGDEVEAIAKDVCKPNEFDKFRMFIGDLDKVVNLLLSLSGRLARVENALNNLDDSTSPGDRQSLLEKQRVLIQQHEDAKELKENLDRRERIVFDILATYLSEESLADYEHFVKMKSALIIEQRELEDKIHLGEEQLKCLFDSLQPERGK